The Paracoccus sediminicola genome has a segment encoding these proteins:
- a CDS encoding amidase, giving the protein MNPADLPIPEAAALLRQGELRARELVEAQLDRIAERDPRIGAFVDLDAEAALRAADRADRELGDGHDLGPLHGIPFAVKDLIDVAGRPNRCGSRVFEDRTAISDAAVVAKLRNAGAIPIGCTATYEFALTGPSFDAAYPPAMNPWSSDHITGGSSSGSAAAVAGGLVRIALGTDTGGSVRSPAAYCGVVGLKPSFGLIPADGIYPLSKGLDHPGPMGASVVETALMLDAMAPGCGAASGCGQAIEGMRVGYARDWFASDPDAWPGLVAAMDDAVSALSMLGARIELIAMPDYALAEAAGAVILHSEALEQHRDTLRDSFERYGRQPRQSLAAGAGLRENDVARASAVQRRMTGEIDEILSRHDVIVTATTLAPAPPVAAFRQDETVWTVMRTLPFNLTGHPAMSVPIGFSGALPLGMQIIAAKRAEAAICRVGAAFEAATDHSAQRPCFA; this is encoded by the coding sequence ATGAACCCGGCTGACCTGCCCATCCCTGAAGCCGCGGCACTGCTCCGTCAGGGAGAGCTTCGCGCGCGCGAACTGGTCGAGGCGCAGCTCGACCGGATTGCCGAGCGCGACCCTCGGATCGGTGCTTTCGTAGACCTGGATGCAGAGGCGGCGCTTCGGGCGGCGGATCGCGCCGACCGGGAACTGGGTGATGGCCATGATCTTGGCCCGCTGCACGGCATCCCCTTCGCGGTGAAGGATCTCATCGATGTGGCAGGCCGGCCAAATCGCTGTGGCAGCCGGGTATTCGAAGATCGAACCGCAATCTCGGATGCGGCGGTGGTCGCCAAGCTTCGCAATGCGGGGGCCATCCCCATCGGCTGCACGGCCACCTATGAATTCGCCTTGACCGGGCCCAGCTTTGACGCTGCCTATCCGCCCGCGATGAATCCGTGGAGCAGCGATCACATCACCGGCGGCTCTTCGTCGGGATCCGCGGCGGCGGTGGCGGGCGGTCTGGTGCGGATCGCGCTGGGCACCGATACTGGCGGCTCGGTGCGCAGCCCGGCTGCCTATTGCGGTGTGGTCGGCCTGAAACCCAGCTTTGGGCTGATACCCGCAGACGGCATCTATCCGTTATCGAAAGGTCTCGATCACCCGGGGCCGATGGGGGCGAGCGTTGTCGAGACTGCGCTGATGCTCGACGCCATGGCGCCGGGTTGTGGCGCGGCTTCGGGTTGCGGACAGGCGATCGAGGGGATGCGGGTCGGCTATGCGCGAGACTGGTTCGCGAGCGATCCCGACGCCTGGCCCGGTCTCGTCGCGGCGATGGATGATGCCGTGTCCGCTTTGTCGATGCTCGGCGCGCGGATCGAGTTGATCGCGATGCCGGATTATGCGCTTGCCGAGGCTGCCGGCGCCGTGATCCTGCATTCCGAGGCGCTGGAGCAGCACCGCGACACGCTTCGCGACAGTTTCGAACGCTATGGCCGACAGCCGCGCCAGAGCCTCGCCGCAGGTGCCGGATTGCGCGAGAACGATGTTGCCCGTGCCAGCGCAGTTCAGCGGCGGATGACCGGAGAGATCGACGAAATTCTGTCGCGGCACGATGTCATCGTCACGGCAACGACACTCGCCCCGGCCCCGCCGGTCGCGGCGTTTCGGCAGGACGAAACGGTGTGGACCGTGATGCGCACCCTGCCCTTCAACCTGACCGGCCACCCGGCCATGTCGGTACCGATCGGGTTTTCCGGCGCGCTGCCCCTCGGAATGCAGATCATCGCAGCGAAACGCGCCGAAGCCGCGATCTGCCGGGTCGGCGCGGCCTTCGAGGCCGCCACCGATCATTCGGCTCAGAGGCCCTGTTTCGCCTGA
- the msrA gene encoding peptide-methionine (S)-S-oxide reductase MsrA, with protein sequence MSERAVLAGGCFWGMQDLIRKLPGVEKTRVGYTGGNVPNATYRNHGSHAEGIEIIFDPSRITYRDLLEFFFQIHDPTTKDRQGNDRGTSYRSAIYYTSDAQRETARETIADVEASGLWPGRVVTEVEPAGDFWEAEPEHQDYLERIPNGYTCHFPRPDWVLPKRAAE encoded by the coding sequence ATGAGCGAACGCGCTGTTCTGGCCGGAGGCTGCTTCTGGGGCATGCAGGATCTGATCCGCAAACTGCCCGGCGTCGAAAAGACCCGTGTCGGTTATACGGGCGGCAATGTGCCCAATGCGACTTATCGCAACCACGGGAGCCATGCGGAGGGGATCGAGATCATTTTCGATCCGTCCAGGATCACTTATCGTGATCTGCTGGAATTCTTCTTCCAGATCCATGATCCGACAACCAAAGATCGGCAGGGCAATGATCGCGGCACGAGCTACCGCTCGGCGATTTATTACACCTCCGACGCGCAGCGCGAGACCGCGCGTGAGACGATTGCCGATGTGGAAGCCTCCGGTCTCTGGCCGGGCAGGGTCGTCACCGAGGTCGAACCGGCAGGCGACTTCTGGGAGGCCGAGCCAGAGCATCAGGATTATCTGGAGCGTATTCCGAACGGCTATACCTGCCATTTCCCGCGCCCGGATTGGGTGTTGCCCAAGCGCGCGGCTGAATGA
- a CDS encoding AMP-binding protein — MVDKAVQRFGDKPAFECFGKTMSYAEIDRAARAVTAWLQEAGVKRGDRIALMCPNIFAFPIAMLGILRAGAAQVNVNPLYTPRELNHQLNDAGAETILIFSGSTPVLAEVIDETPIRNVVTIDLGDGAGMNIPSPPVDDRLSGTTRFADVLEKGAEREVTPVELSGDDIIFFQYTGGTTGLSKGAVLTHRNIVANAEQFTKFIPEAHEVGEEVVVLALPLYHIFGLMVMIAYVASGAKQLLIPNPRDPDAFIDAIKDAKFSVIPGVNTMFQGLALHPRIGEVDLSNYKVAIGGGAAVIRATSEKWKALTGHHIKEGYGLSETSPVLCLNPMTVSEFTETCGLPVCSTDIKLLDDDGNEVAPGEAGEICAAGPQIMRGYWNNEDANKAAFTPDGYFRTGDIGIFLEGGFLKIVDRKKDMILVSGFNVYPNEVEAIVTACDGVAECACVGVPDEKSGEAVRVYAVRREGSDVTEEDVIAHCRAELAGYKVPRRVVFVDELPKSNVGKILRRELRDRA; from the coding sequence ATCGTCGACAAGGCCGTACAGCGTTTCGGCGACAAGCCGGCCTTCGAATGTTTTGGCAAAACCATGAGCTATGCCGAGATCGATCGCGCCGCCCGCGCCGTGACCGCATGGTTGCAGGAGGCCGGGGTAAAACGCGGCGACCGGATCGCGCTCATGTGCCCGAACATTTTCGCCTTCCCTATCGCGATGCTTGGCATCCTGCGTGCTGGCGCCGCACAGGTAAACGTCAACCCGCTCTATACCCCGCGTGAGCTGAACCACCAGCTGAACGACGCCGGCGCCGAGACGATCCTCATCTTTTCCGGCTCGACCCCGGTTCTGGCCGAGGTGATTGACGAAACGCCGATCCGCAATGTCGTCACCATCGATCTGGGCGACGGTGCCGGAATGAACATTCCGTCACCGCCGGTGGATGATCGCCTGAGCGGGACGACGCGGTTCGCCGATGTGCTGGAAAAGGGCGCCGAACGTGAAGTGACGCCAGTCGAGTTGAGCGGCGACGACATTATCTTCTTTCAGTACACCGGCGGGACGACCGGCCTGTCCAAGGGCGCCGTGCTGACCCATCGCAACATCGTCGCCAATGCAGAGCAGTTCACCAAGTTCATACCCGAGGCGCATGAGGTCGGAGAAGAGGTCGTAGTGCTCGCCCTGCCGCTTTATCACATCTTCGGATTGATGGTGATGATCGCCTATGTCGCCTCGGGGGCGAAACAGTTGCTGATCCCCAATCCGCGCGATCCGGACGCCTTCATCGATGCGATCAAGGATGCGAAGTTCTCGGTCATTCCGGGCGTCAACACGATGTTCCAGGGTCTCGCGCTGCATCCGCGCATCGGCGAAGTCGACCTGTCGAATTACAAGGTCGCCATTGGCGGCGGGGCTGCGGTGATCCGCGCCACCTCCGAAAAATGGAAGGCACTGACCGGTCATCATATCAAGGAAGGCTATGGGCTATCCGAGACGTCGCCGGTGCTTTGCCTGAACCCGATGACTGTCTCGGAGTTCACCGAGACCTGCGGGCTTCCGGTCTGTTCGACCGATATCAAGCTGCTGGATGATGACGGCAACGAGGTCGCTCCGGGCGAGGCGGGCGAAATCTGCGCGGCCGGACCGCAGATCATGCGTGGCTATTGGAACAATGAAGACGCCAACAAGGCCGCTTTCACCCCGGACGGATATTTCCGCACCGGCGATATCGGCATTTTCCTTGAGGGCGGCTTTCTCAAGATCGTTGACCGCAAGAAGGACATGATCCTCGTCTCAGGCTTCAACGTCTATCCGAACGAGGTCGAGGCCATCGTGACCGCCTGCGACGGCGTCGCCGAATGTGCCTGCGTCGGGGTGCCGGACGAGAAAAGCGGCGAGGCGGTGCGCGTCTATGCGGTCAGGCGCGAAGGCTCGGACGTGACCGAGGAGGACGTGATCGCGCATTGCCGCGCCGAGCTCGCGGGCTACAAAGTTCCGCGCAGGGTCGTGTTCGTCGACGAGCTGCCGAAATCCAATGTCGGCAAGATCCTGCGCCGCGAATTGCGCGATCGGGCGTGA
- a CDS encoding cupin domain-containing protein, which yields MAKIGYALKSLRLRRQLSMRELALRSGVSHTTISMMERDAISPTIDTLQAVLDALGSRLAEFLGGVRQGAGSPFYPAEDMPEIGNPDTISYRLIGLNHPYRSFQFLRESYAVGADTGEMLSHVAQEAGYVVKGRVEVTVGDARRALRAGDGYYFDSRAPHGFRNIGDEPAEVISAISPPSY from the coding sequence ATGGCCAAGATCGGATACGCGTTGAAATCCCTGCGCCTGCGGCGTCAGCTCAGCATGCGCGAATTGGCACTGCGTTCGGGCGTTTCCCACACCACCATTTCGATGATGGAACGTGACGCCATCAGCCCGACCATCGACACGCTTCAAGCGGTGCTCGACGCGCTTGGCAGCCGACTGGCCGAATTTCTTGGCGGGGTCCGTCAAGGGGCCGGAAGCCCGTTCTATCCGGCTGAGGACATGCCAGAGATCGGCAACCCCGACACGATCTCCTACCGGCTGATCGGTCTGAACCATCCGTATCGCAGCTTTCAGTTCCTGCGCGAAAGCTACGCGGTCGGTGCAGATACGGGCGAGATGTTGTCTCACGTCGCGCAGGAAGCGGGATATGTGGTGAAGGGTCGGGTCGAGGTAACGGTCGGCGACGCCAGGCGCGCGCTGCGGGCCGGCGATGGATATTATTTCGACAGCCGCGCCCCTCACGGGTTTCGCAATATCGGCGACGAGCCTGCCGAGGTCATCAGTGCGATCTCTCCACCCTCCTACTGA
- the hisD gene encoding histidinol dehydrogenase, with amino-acid sequence MTPITDIPGVSYLKSPARSAASDNAPVAETVAEILERVRQNGDAAVKEYSQRFDKAELQQFEVSAEDRAAAVEALDPQTRKDTEFAISNVRGFAEAQFATMGGLEDYQPRPGVHLGHRVIPLERVGCYVPGGRYPLLSAPIMTIVPAKVAGVTEIVACLPPNAHQAMIAGCHLSGADRIFRIGGAQAIAAMAFGTETVPRVDKIVGPGNAFVNEAKRQVFGPVGIDQLAGPSEIYILADEAGDAEMIATDLLAQAEHDIRTRVGLITTSESLGREVEAEVDRQLATLSTAETAGAAWRDYGEIILCADEETMIAVSDEIAAEHLQIHTENSQQMAARLRNYGSLFIGPLASVVYSDKCAGTNHTLPTMAAGRYTGGLWVGAYVKVATHQWLTPEGVEQLAPPAIRQSDSEGLEGHRRAAQLRLDRLQAKQGL; translated from the coding sequence ATGACCCCCATCACCGACATCCCCGGCGTGAGCTATCTGAAATCGCCCGCCCGAAGCGCCGCCTCGGACAATGCGCCGGTCGCCGAAACCGTGGCAGAAATCCTTGAACGAGTCCGGCAGAACGGCGACGCTGCGGTCAAAGAATATTCTCAGCGTTTCGACAAGGCGGAGCTTCAGCAATTCGAGGTCTCCGCGGAAGACCGCGCCGCAGCGGTCGAGGCTCTGGACCCGCAGACCCGCAAAGACACCGAGTTCGCCATTTCCAATGTGCGGGGCTTTGCCGAGGCGCAATTCGCGACTATGGGCGGGCTCGAGGACTATCAGCCGCGGCCGGGCGTGCATCTGGGCCACCGTGTCATCCCTTTGGAACGGGTGGGGTGCTATGTGCCGGGTGGGCGATACCCGCTGCTTTCGGCGCCGATCATGACGATCGTGCCTGCAAAGGTGGCCGGGGTGACAGAGATCGTTGCCTGCCTGCCGCCCAATGCGCATCAGGCGATGATCGCGGGCTGTCACCTCTCCGGGGCGGATCGGATCTTCCGCATCGGCGGCGCGCAGGCAATCGCGGCGATGGCCTTCGGCACCGAGACGGTGCCGCGCGTGGACAAGATCGTGGGGCCGGGCAACGCCTTCGTGAATGAAGCCAAGCGGCAGGTCTTCGGCCCGGTGGGGATCGATCAGCTCGCCGGCCCGTCAGAGATCTATATTCTCGCCGACGAGGCGGGCGATGCCGAAATGATCGCGACCGATCTTCTGGCTCAGGCGGAACATGACATCCGCACGCGTGTCGGGCTCATCACCACCAGCGAGTCGCTGGGACGCGAGGTCGAGGCAGAGGTTGACCGCCAGCTAGCCACCCTTTCCACCGCCGAAACCGCCGGTGCTGCTTGGCGCGATTACGGGGAAATCATCCTCTGCGCAGACGAAGAGACGATGATCGCGGTATCGGACGAGATCGCTGCCGAGCATCTTCAGATCCACACTGAGAACTCGCAGCAGATGGCAGCGCGGTTGCGCAATTACGGCTCGCTCTTTATCGGGCCGCTGGCGAGCGTGGTCTATTCGGATAAATGCGCCGGCACCAACCACACCCTGCCGACCATGGCGGCGGGGCGCTATACGGGCGGTCTGTGGGTCGGGGCGTATGTGAAGGTCGCGACCCATCAGTGGCTGACCCCGGAAGGCGTGGAGCAGCTTGCACCGCCCGCTATTCGCCAGAGCGACAGCGAAGGGCTTGAGGGGCATCGCCGCGCCGCCCAGCTGCGGCTCGATCGGCTTCAGGCGAAACAGGGCCTCTGA
- a CDS encoding AMP-binding protein, which produces MFEDPHLAPCATNYEALTPLSFLRHAVETQATKPAVIWRDLSMSYAGFGMLVARMADWLSAQGAGQGDVVSVILRNRPEMLAAHFAVPAIGAVLNTINTRLSTDEIAYILGHSQSRLLIAEADTLGAVGDTAVPVVTLCSGPGASDGVDFFDEIKNADSPAISHLDALPSDENAAIALNYTSGTTGKPKGVVYTHRGAFLNALGNVVSLGFSDRTRYLWTLPMFHCNGWTHTWAVTAAGGTHICLDAIEPQKMVELIARHRVTHMCCAPVVLYMLLEHMSEPAGQPVKVGTGGAAPTPALIARMEELGFEIVHLYGLTECYGPVTLNDPVFAPDTALDDRARRLARQGLRHQTTGGVLVLDDAGEAVPADGQTVGEISLRGNTLMAGYYRDPEATEAAMGSGVFRTGDLAVLHPDGEIEVRDRAKDIIISGGENFSSLEVEAVLHQHPDILLAAVVAAPDPKWGEVGWAFVELKSGRSADPQALDAFCRSHLAGFKRPQRFIAGPLPKTATGKVQKFALRARAKELVDGR; this is translated from the coding sequence ATGTTCGAAGACCCCCATCTGGCACCTTGTGCCACCAATTACGAGGCTCTGACGCCGCTGAGCTTTCTGCGCCACGCAGTCGAGACCCAAGCGACAAAGCCCGCCGTCATATGGCGCGATCTGAGTATGAGTTATGCCGGCTTCGGCATGCTCGTGGCGCGCATGGCCGATTGGCTGAGCGCGCAGGGTGCCGGTCAGGGGGACGTGGTCTCGGTCATTCTTCGCAACCGTCCCGAAATGCTTGCCGCGCATTTCGCGGTCCCGGCCATTGGCGCCGTTCTGAACACGATCAACACGCGGCTCAGCACTGACGAGATCGCCTATATTCTCGGTCACAGCCAAAGCCGGCTGCTGATTGCAGAGGCGGACACGCTCGGAGCGGTGGGCGACACGGCGGTGCCGGTCGTGACGCTCTGCTCGGGGCCGGGTGCGTCGGACGGCGTGGATTTCTTCGATGAGATCAAGAACGCGGACAGTCCGGCCATTTCCCATCTCGACGCGTTGCCGAGTGACGAGAACGCAGCCATTGCGCTGAACTACACCTCTGGCACGACCGGTAAGCCGAAGGGTGTTGTCTACACCCATCGCGGCGCTTTCCTGAACGCGCTCGGCAATGTCGTCTCGCTCGGGTTCAGCGACCGGACCCGCTATCTGTGGACGCTGCCGATGTTCCACTGCAATGGATGGACCCATACCTGGGCAGTCACCGCAGCGGGGGGCACGCATATCTGCCTCGACGCGATCGAGCCGCAGAAGATGGTCGAACTGATCGCCCGACACCGCGTCACCCATATGTGCTGCGCGCCGGTGGTGCTGTATATGCTTCTGGAACACATGAGCGAGCCGGCGGGTCAGCCGGTCAAGGTCGGCACCGGGGGCGCCGCCCCCACGCCTGCGCTGATCGCTCGCATGGAAGAGCTGGGCTTCGAGATCGTGCATCTTTACGGCCTTACGGAATGTTACGGGCCAGTGACGCTGAACGACCCTGTGTTCGCACCTGATACCGCGTTGGATGATCGCGCCAGACGGCTCGCCCGGCAGGGGCTGCGGCATCAGACGACCGGCGGGGTGCTGGTTCTGGACGATGCGGGCGAGGCCGTGCCGGCCGATGGGCAGACCGTCGGCGAGATCTCGTTGCGCGGCAACACGCTGATGGCCGGCTATTACCGCGATCCCGAAGCCACGGAGGCGGCCATGGGAAGCGGCGTGTTCCGCACCGGCGATCTGGCCGTGCTGCATCCCGATGGCGAGATCGAGGTTCGCGACCGCGCCAAGGACATCATCATCTCGGGCGGCGAGAATTTCTCGAGCCTCGAGGTTGAGGCGGTTCTGCACCAGCACCCCGACATCCTGCTTGCTGCCGTGGTCGCGGCGCCGGATCCGAAATGGGGAGAGGTCGGCTGGGCCTTCGTCGAGCTCAAATCAGGCCGCAGCGCCGACCCGCAGGCGCTGGATGCGTTCTGCCGCTCGCATCTGGCAGGCTTCAAGCGGCCGCAGAGATTTATTGCCGGACCGCTTCCGAAAACCGCGACTGGCAAGGTCCAGAAATTCGCATTGCGCGCGCGGGCGAAGGAATTGGTCGATGGACGTTGA
- a CDS encoding coniferyl aldehyde dehydrogenase, producing the protein MQNTAFTQSPQTAEETRRLFELQYDASRDGSMPDYALRRDRLDRLRRMVVENDGDFITAINADFGNRSNHETELFEIVTVLNALRHTRKHLKKWMRDERRSVDMAFQPASARIRYEPLGVIGIVAPWNFPMQTALTPLVDALAAGNRAMIKPSEFSPHFAALLQKLVAIYFDEAELAVVTGGVEVAENFTALPFDHLVFTGSTAVGRKVMHAAAKNLTPVTLELGGKSPVIVTEDYPLDQAAQSVAFGKFSNSGQICVAPDYALVPRDKVEDFAHAVIARARKSFPSVAQNPDYTAMISEKHRQRLVNAIEEARTAGATILTHEDEGVGQAGKIGPTVVIGAPQDGVLMNEEIFGPVLLVKPYDTLDDALAQIRAGDRPLAMYVFTKDRSVEEKLLDGAISGGVTVNGTMLHVGQETLPFGGIGPSGMGFYHGIDGFRRLSHARAVFKVGFINSIEKMGPPWGVLARAAATFLKRR; encoded by the coding sequence ATGCAGAACACAGCCTTCACCCAATCCCCGCAGACCGCCGAAGAGACCCGGCGTCTTTTCGAGCTGCAATACGATGCTTCGCGCGATGGCTCCATGCCCGACTATGCGCTGCGCCGAGATCGGCTGGACCGGCTGCGCAGGATGGTGGTCGAGAATGACGGGGATTTCATCACCGCAATCAACGCTGATTTCGGCAATCGCTCCAACCACGAGACCGAGCTGTTCGAGATCGTGACCGTACTGAACGCGCTACGACACACCCGGAAGCATCTGAAGAAATGGATGCGGGACGAGCGGCGCTCGGTGGATATGGCCTTTCAGCCTGCCTCGGCGCGGATCCGGTATGAACCGCTTGGCGTGATCGGCATTGTCGCCCCATGGAACTTCCCGATGCAGACCGCGCTGACGCCGCTTGTCGACGCGCTCGCAGCGGGCAACCGGGCGATGATCAAACCGTCCGAGTTCAGCCCGCACTTCGCGGCGCTGCTGCAAAAGCTGGTGGCGATATATTTCGACGAAGCCGAGCTGGCGGTGGTGACGGGCGGCGTCGAGGTCGCAGAGAACTTTACCGCGCTGCCCTTCGATCACCTCGTCTTCACCGGTTCGACCGCCGTGGGCCGAAAGGTGATGCATGCCGCCGCGAAGAACCTGACCCCCGTAACGCTGGAGCTCGGCGGCAAGTCGCCGGTGATTGTTACCGAGGACTACCCGCTGGATCAGGCAGCGCAGAGCGTCGCCTTCGGCAAGTTCTCGAATTCGGGCCAGATCTGCGTCGCACCGGATTACGCGCTCGTGCCACGCGACAAGGTCGAGGATTTTGCCCATGCCGTCATCGCCCGGGCCAGGAAGTCATTCCCGAGCGTGGCGCAGAACCCGGATTACACGGCGATGATCTCGGAAAAGCACCGCCAGCGCCTTGTCAATGCCATCGAAGAGGCGCGCACCGCCGGGGCCACCATTCTCACCCACGAGGATGAGGGCGTGGGTCAGGCCGGAAAGATCGGGCCGACCGTTGTGATCGGCGCGCCCCAAGACGGTGTCTTGATGAACGAGGAGATCTTTGGCCCGGTGCTACTGGTCAAACCCTATGACACGCTGGACGACGCGCTCGCCCAGATCCGCGCCGGGGACCGTCCGCTGGCGATGTATGTCTTTACCAAGGACAGGTCGGTCGAGGAAAAGCTGCTCGACGGCGCGATCTCTGGTGGGGTTACTGTGAATGGCACCATGCTGCATGTCGGCCAGGAGACGTTGCCCTTTGGCGGTATCGGTCCGAGCGGCATGGGTTTCTATCACGGCATTGACGGCTTTCGCCGCCTCAGCCACGCCCGAGCCGTGTTCAAGGTGGGCTTCATCAACAGCATCGAGAAGATGGGCCCGCCCTGGGGCGTTCTGGCGAGGGCAGCCGCGACATTCCTGAAGCGCCGCTAA
- a CDS encoding acyl-CoA dehydrogenase family protein produces the protein MDFTISPEIEDYRARIAAFVEDRILPAEADRSLWDQHGNIGRPALDALRAEAKSEGLWCLQLGRQSGGQGLSKIGMAVCYEEMNRSIFGPVVFNSAAPDDGNMMVLEKAATEAQKERWLAPIVSGEVSSAFAMTEPAPGGGSDPGMIRTRAEKRGERYVVKGRKWFITGAENASHFIVMARTSDDPRKGLTAFLYHRDEPGWHIERRIPIMGPEEHGGHCEIVFDGLELPADRILLGEGEGLKLTQMRLGPARLTHCMRWLGLAKRCTEIARDYAENRMGFGIRLADRESTQIKMGDLAMGIEIGRLLVMKAAWALDQGDFARKEISMAKIHVANLLHSAADIAIQINGARGYSTDTVLEWIYRYARQARLVDGADEVHQMVLNRLQSGDREDFWKWQVGAA, from the coding sequence ATGGATTTCACAATCTCTCCGGAAATCGAGGATTACCGCGCGCGCATTGCCGCCTTTGTCGAGGACCGCATCCTGCCCGCCGAGGCCGATCGGAGCCTGTGGGACCAGCACGGCAATATCGGCCGCCCGGCTCTTGACGCGCTGCGCGCGGAGGCGAAATCTGAAGGGCTATGGTGCCTTCAACTCGGCAGGCAGAGCGGGGGTCAGGGGCTGAGCAAGATCGGCATGGCGGTCTGCTATGAGGAAATGAACCGCTCGATCTTCGGGCCGGTCGTGTTCAATTCGGCCGCACCCGACGATGGTAACATGATGGTGCTGGAAAAGGCCGCAACCGAGGCGCAGAAGGAACGCTGGCTGGCGCCGATTGTGTCGGGCGAGGTCAGTTCCGCCTTTGCCATGACCGAACCCGCGCCGGGCGGCGGTTCGGACCCCGGAATGATTCGGACCAGGGCCGAAAAGCGCGGCGAGCGCTACGTCGTCAAGGGGCGGAAATGGTTCATCACCGGGGCCGAGAATGCCAGCCATTTCATCGTCATGGCCCGTACCTCGGACGATCCGCGCAAGGGGCTGACGGCCTTCCTGTATCACCGGGATGAGCCGGGCTGGCACATCGAACGCCGTATCCCGATCATGGGCCCCGAGGAACATGGCGGCCATTGCGAGATCGTCTTCGACGGGCTGGAATTGCCCGCCGACCGCATCCTGCTAGGCGAAGGCGAAGGGCTGAAGCTGACCCAGATGCGGCTTGGACCCGCGCGGCTAACGCATTGTATGCGCTGGCTTGGCCTCGCCAAGCGCTGCACCGAGATCGCGCGTGATTACGCCGAGAACCGCATGGGCTTCGGCATCCGTCTGGCCGATCGCGAAAGCACGCAGATCAAGATGGGCGATCTGGCCATGGGGATCGAGATCGGGCGCCTCCTGGTGATGAAGGCCGCATGGGCTCTGGATCAGGGCGATTTCGCCCGCAAGGAGATCTCGATGGCCAAGATCCACGTCGCCAATCTGCTGCATAGCGCCGCCGATATCGCGATCCAGATCAACGGTGCGCGCGGCTATTCCACCGATACGGTGCTGGAATGGATCTATCGCTACGCTCGTCAGGCCAGGCTGGTCGATGGCGCGGATGAGGTGCATCAGATGGTGCTGAACCGTCTGCAATCCGGCGATCGGGAGGATTTCTGGAAGTGGCAGGTCGGCGCGGCCTGA
- a CDS encoding DUF445 domain-containing protein, which yields MPTSALRDPEAALRRTRRMASAVLAALALVFFATYLDGSPPGWLLLIRSMAEAGMVGGLADWFAVTALFRHPLGIPIPHTALLPRNQKRAAANVGRFFDQHFLQPEQLRARLMSARPSVFLLGWISDPAHARLIADKLAPLLVRLLEEDPPPRLMVRGRSWVRRAAEGFGSDETMADRMADLIKTGIRTGVLDHALAVVERSVRNRRDSATQLVEDHSKWWVAAKVDRGVAKLVVGGILAVLAELRDRDSRLRGRFERACDEMVDDMAERGALKQAVAEARHYMIRSGALDEAFTQMLPQMRSSLIDSLNKDPERTADALAGVIRNVATGMLSSEAVRADFDRNLADLATRIISELRPQLASYVTDVIAGWEPEDLNTRFEAELGPDLQYIRINGAVLGALIGGALFFLEHLLG from the coding sequence ATGCCAACCTCCGCTCTCCGCGATCCCGAAGCGGCGCTGCGCCGCACCCGCCGCATGGCAAGCGCCGTGCTGGCTGCGCTCGCGCTGGTGTTCTTCGCCACCTATCTCGACGGATCGCCACCGGGCTGGCTGCTGCTGATCCGGTCCATGGCTGAGGCTGGGATGGTGGGCGGGCTGGCCGACTGGTTCGCCGTGACGGCGCTGTTTCGCCACCCGCTGGGCATACCGATCCCCCACACCGCGCTTCTGCCGCGCAATCAGAAGCGGGCTGCGGCGAATGTCGGACGCTTCTTCGACCAGCATTTCCTGCAACCGGAACAGCTTCGCGCGCGGCTCATGTCGGCGCGGCCCTCTGTTTTCCTGCTGGGCTGGATCTCCGATCCGGCCCATGCGCGGCTGATCGCGGATAAGCTGGCGCCGCTGCTCGTCCGGCTTCTGGAAGAGGACCCGCCGCCCCGGCTGATGGTGCGCGGTCGCAGCTGGGTCCGTCGAGCGGCAGAAGGGTTCGGATCGGACGAGACGATGGCCGACCGCATGGCCGATCTGATCAAGACCGGCATCCGAACCGGCGTACTGGACCACGCGCTTGCCGTGGTCGAACGCTCGGTCCGCAACCGTCGCGACAGTGCTACGCAGCTTGTCGAGGATCACAGCAAATGGTGGGTCGCCGCAAAGGTCGATCGCGGCGTGGCCAAGCTTGTGGTGGGCGGCATCCTCGCCGTGCTGGCCGAGTTGCGCGACCGGGATTCGCGGCTGCGTGGCCGATTTGAGAGGGCCTGCGACGAAATGGTGGACGATATGGCAGAGCGCGGGGCGCTGAAACAGGCCGTTGCCGAAGCGCGGCACTACATGATCCGCTCGGGCGCTTTGGACGAGGCGTTCACCCAGATGCTGCCGCAGATGCGGTCCAGTCTCATCGACAGCCTTAACAAGGACCCGGAACGCACCGCCGACGCGCTTGCGGGCGTCATCCGAAACGTGGCAACCGGAATGCTGTCCTCTGAGGCGGTGCGCGCCGATTTCGACCGCAATCTCGCCGATCTCGCGACCCGAATTATCTCTGAGCTGCGGCCGCAGCTTGCCAGCTATGTCACCGATGTCATCGCCGGGTGGGAGCCTGAGGATCTGAACACCCGTTTCGAGGCAGAGCTTGGGCCGGATCTGCAATATATCCGCATCAACGGCGCCGTGCTGGGCGCGCTGATCGGAGGCGCGCTGTTCTTTTTAGAGCATCTGCTTGGATAG